Proteins co-encoded in one Candidatus Margulisiibacteriota bacterium genomic window:
- a CDS encoding HesA/MoeB/ThiF family protein, which translates to MSGSCAPEEGRYSRQLILPEVGPAGQEKLRRGKVLVVGAGGLGSPALQYLAAAGVGSIGIVDSDFIELSNLNRQTLYSTEDIGKLKAQVAAHRIKALNPECDVLAFSTRLTADNAARIIGDYSIVIDGSDNIPTRYILNKACVDQKKPLIYGAVYQFEGQLMTITPGEGACFQCLFPEEPPPGEVPACRENGVLGVLPGLVGTWQATEAVKLLLGLGETAGGELLVMAPLERSWRKVKVPRNKKCPACGGR; encoded by the coding sequence TTGTCTGGTAGTTGCGCTCCCGAAGAAGGGCGCTATAGCCGCCAACTGATCCTCCCTGAAGTCGGCCCGGCCGGGCAGGAAAAACTCCGCCGCGGAAAAGTTTTAGTCGTCGGCGCTGGCGGCCTTGGTTCGCCAGCCTTGCAATATCTCGCCGCCGCTGGTGTCGGTTCGATCGGCATCGTCGACAGTGATTTTATCGAGCTCTCTAACCTCAACCGCCAAACGCTTTATTCAACCGAGGATATTGGCAAGCTCAAAGCCCAAGTCGCCGCTCACCGGATCAAAGCGTTGAATCCCGAATGTGACGTCTTGGCTTTTTCGACCCGCTTGACCGCCGACAATGCCGCCCGGATCATCGGCGACTACTCGATCGTCATTGACGGGAGCGATAATATCCCGACCCGCTACATATTAAATAAAGCCTGCGTCGACCAGAAGAAGCCCCTGATCTACGGCGCGGTCTACCAATTTGAAGGCCAGCTGATGACGATCACGCCGGGCGAAGGGGCCTGCTTTCAGTGCCTTTTCCCGGAAGAGCCGCCGCCGGGCGAAGTTCCGGCTTGCCGGGAAAATGGGGTCCTGGGTGTTTTGCCTGGATTGGTTGGGACCTGGCAGGCGACCGAAGCGGTCAAGTTGCTCCTCGGGCTCGGCGAAACGGCGGGTGGGGAACTGCTCGTTATGGCTCCCCTGGAACGCTCCTGGCGGAAGGTCAAAGTCCCCCGAAATAAGAAATGCCCGGCCTGCGGCGGCCGTTAA
- a CDS encoding TMEM165/GDT1 family protein — MIAVAELGDKTQLLTFGLATKYSARVVIAAVACASALLMALAVFSGELLNRFIPLIYIQTLSGILFIIFGLWIIFGREEEEEETETDNRSPFWLVFTAFLLAELGDKTQIATLALTAQYGTPFQVWAGATLAMIVVNSIGALAGKWTKDLIPARAVKLVGAAMFIIFGVWTLGELFVW; from the coding sequence ATGATCGCGGTGGCGGAGCTGGGAGACAAAACCCAACTCCTCACTTTTGGTCTAGCCACCAAGTATTCAGCTAGAGTGGTCATTGCCGCTGTCGCTTGCGCCTCGGCATTACTAATGGCTTTAGCGGTATTTTCTGGCGAACTCCTTAATCGTTTCATCCCGTTGATCTATATCCAAACCCTCTCTGGGATCTTATTCATTATATTCGGTCTCTGGATTATTTTTGGCCGGGAAGAGGAGGAGGAAGAAACCGAGACCGACAACCGTTCTCCTTTCTGGCTCGTCTTTACCGCCTTTCTCTTGGCCGAACTTGGAGATAAGACGCAAATTGCCACTCTTGCTCTGACCGCCCAATACGGAACGCCTTTTCAGGTTTGGGCCGGCGCGACCCTGGCAATGATCGTAGTTAATTCGATCGGTGCCTTAGCCGGTAAGTGGACCAAAGACCTTATCCCGGCAAGAGCGGTCAAGCTTGTCGGGGCCGCTATGTTCATTATATTTGGGGTCTGGACCCTGGGTGAGCTCTTTGTCTGGTAG